A region from the Branchiostoma floridae strain S238N-H82 chromosome 9, Bfl_VNyyK, whole genome shotgun sequence genome encodes:
- the LOC118423387 gene encoding kelch-like protein 11: MAAAQQLGGRRVWVRHQIELLQRISRQREEDKYTDFTLKSKGKEFRVHRNVLAACSPYFDTLFQTNMMEQQSGMATLNFTSAEVMEELLAYMYSGSLRIQEDMVEELLKTADHLLMAEVKELCIQYLLEQLDVSNCLAMKALAQVYKADHLLKAANETIRKNVHAVIKREETLDIPLQSVQELLADDLLQVAKEEELFGYLVSWTKRDLPERKDHFPSLFSNIRLTDIPKRYLEEYVKTEQLVTESEECQKYIAKQTSTSEEESSGQLNARSGKMEEVVMVTGGVSRSPGNEEGTTEMLCYLPRKDTWCQLCPLNYAVTFNAIAALNGKVYVAGGRLWPENRVTSFVSCYSVVENSWTRVRNMSAKRANFALVPCNGCLYAIGGKSERIFLGGSIGEVPVTTVERYYEANHTWSYIPSMTKVCSDVEAVATSDHIYLTFGKDQNGTNIAGNGHLPYYNVKTNVWSKVSATCPISMSRGADDENQIMVSFLRDNKIHFLGLVDGDSTTDGFYQYYDIAADQWTAVTIDWPVFSPGVILPQNISLYTPVHNGNIFICCTLDNDNIGVNSEKTYYRGHMLTLKDKFLDLERTYTTTGVSSVRPAPTSSGCHLDIPQKHLRAFAKDVTMSMPLL, from the exons ATGGCAGCCGCTCAGCAACTTGGAGGACGGAGGGTGTGGGTTCGGCACCAAATTGAGCTGTTACAGCGAATTAGCCGACAGAGAGAAGAGGACAAATACACGGACTTCACGCTGAAGTCCAAGGGAAAGGAATTCCGCGTCCACCGCAATGTGCTGGCCGCTTGTAGCCCGTACTTCGACACACTCTTTCAG ACAAACATGATGGAACAGCAGAGTGGGATGGCGACCTTGAACTTCACCTCTGCAGAGGTCATGGAGGAGCTGCTGGCGTACATGTACTCCGGTTCGCTGCGGATACAGGAGGACATGGTGGAGGAACTACTGAAGACAGCAGACCACCTGCTGATGGCGGAGGTCAAAGAGCTGTGCATCCAGTACCTCCTA GAACAGCTGGATGTGTCCAACTGCCTGGCCATGAAGGCGTTGGCTCAGGTGTACAAGGCCGATCATCTCCTCAAAGCTGCCAACGAGACCATCCGCAAGAACGTCCACGCTGTCATCAAACGGGAGGAAACTCTGGACATCCCCCTCCAGAGCGTACAAGAGCTCTTAGCGGACGATCTTTTGCAAGTAGCAAAGGAGGAGGAACTGTTTGGCTACCTTGTGTCATGGACCAAGCGCGATTTGCCAGAGAGAAAGGACCATTTCCCATCTCTATTTTCAAACATTCGACTCACCGACATTCCAAAAAGATACTTGGAAGAATATGTGAAGACAGAGCAGTTAGTAACGGAGAGTGAGGAGTGCCAGAAATACATTGCCAAGCAGACGTCTACATCTGAGGAAGAATCGTCTGGACAATTGAACGCAAGGTCTGGAAAGATGGAGgaggttgtcatggtaacaggcGGGGTGAGCAGGTCGCCAGGCAATGAGGAGGGGACCACGGAGATGCTGTGTTATCTACCCAGGAAGGACACATGGTGCCAGCTTTGTCCTCTTAACTACGCGGTCACGTTTAACGCAATAGCGGCGCTGAATGGAAAGGTTTATGTGGCGGGAGGACGGTTGTGGCCTGAGAATCGCGTGACTTCCTTTGTTTCATGCTACTCCGTCGTGGAGAACTCCTGGACGAGGGTACGCAACATGAGTGCCAAGAGAGCAAACTTCGCTCTGGTGCCTTGCAATGGCTGCTTGTACGCCATCGGTGGGAAGAGCGAGAGGATATTCCTGGGCGGCTCCATTGGCGAGGTTCCCGTGACAACGGTAGAGCGGTACTACGAAGCCAATCACACCTGGTCTTACATCCCATCCATGACCAAAGTCTGCAGTGATGTTGAGGCAGTCGCGACAAGCGACCACATCTACCTAACCTTCGGAAAGGACCAAAACGGTACAAACATTGCTGGCAATGGCCATCTACCCTACTACAATGTGAAAACAAATGTCTGGAGCAAAGTGTCTGCAACTTGCCCAATTTCGATGAGCAGGGGGGCAGACGACGAGAATCAGATCATGGTATCCTTTCTCAGGGACAACAAGATTCACTTTCTCGGCCTCGTAGACGGCGACTCAACCACTGACGGATTCTACCAGTACTACGACATCGCCGCTGACCAGTGGACTGCAGTGACCATTGACTGGCCAGTATTTAGTCCTGGTGTTATTTTGCCTCAGAACATTTCACTCTACACACCCGTCCACAACGGAAACATCTTTATATGCTGCACTCTGGACAATGACAACATAGGTGTAAACAGTGAGAAGACGTACTACCGTGGACACATGTTGACTCTGAAGGATAAGTTCCTAGATCTCGAGCGTACATATACAACAACGGGTGTGTCTTCAGTCAGACCAGCTCCAACGTCCTCAGGATGTCATCTCGACATTCCACAGAAGCACCTAAGAGCCTTTGCAAAAGACGTGACAATGTCAATGCCATTGTTGTAA